The Fibrobacter sp. UWB5 genome contains a region encoding:
- a CDS encoding MATE family efflux transporter, which produces MSSLNSERLNSFGSASIPKLVLQFSVPAIISMLVNALYNVVDRFFVGQGVGSLGIAGITLCFPIFLFMMAMSMMVGVGGNTLFAIRLGQKKYIQASIILNNSFSLLILMAIGAFTLGEIFMEPLLKLFGASEQTLPVASSYMRIILCGAIFQTIAPGMNHFIRSMGHPKTAMFREIAGAVTNIILDYLFIMKFHWGIEGAAWATIASQLVASALITQFFVKKSSPIKIRWRHMKLHAAYVRKIYILGLPPSMMQICNSLMNAILAWSLTTYGNISVKTTGALSGGDMAISAFGITNSIISIIILPLLGFVHGTQPIIGYNYGARLNNRVKATLKFAFIYAGGFMFVTWGILMWQAETFVAPFAPNDPELIKLSAWAMRIFAAAFFMIPFGMVSGNFFQGTGKAFRAMFLNACRQVILLIPFLLILPHFFELKGVFMAQPIADTGAAFIGLAMLWHELKKLH; this is translated from the coding sequence ATGTCAAGTTTGAATTCCGAGCGCCTTAATTCCTTTGGTTCTGCAAGTATCCCGAAACTGGTCTTGCAGTTCTCGGTCCCCGCGATTATCAGCATGCTGGTAAACGCCCTCTACAACGTAGTGGACCGTTTCTTTGTGGGCCAGGGTGTGGGCAGTCTCGGCATTGCAGGCATTACGCTCTGTTTTCCGATTTTCCTGTTCATGATGGCCATGTCCATGATGGTGGGCGTGGGCGGCAACACGCTTTTCGCCATCCGCCTCGGGCAAAAGAAGTACATCCAGGCAAGCATCATTCTGAACAACTCCTTTTCGCTGTTAATCCTGATGGCGATTGGAGCATTCACGCTGGGCGAAATCTTCATGGAGCCCCTGCTAAAGTTGTTCGGTGCAAGCGAGCAAACCTTGCCTGTGGCCAGCAGCTACATGCGCATCATTTTGTGCGGGGCAATCTTCCAGACAATCGCCCCGGGCATGAACCACTTTATCCGTTCGATGGGGCACCCGAAAACGGCCATGTTCCGCGAAATCGCGGGTGCTGTCACGAACATCATCCTCGACTACCTCTTTATCATGAAATTCCACTGGGGTATCGAGGGTGCCGCCTGGGCAACCATCGCATCGCAGCTGGTAGCATCGGCTCTCATTACGCAGTTCTTTGTCAAGAAATCATCGCCGATCAAGATTCGCTGGCGCCATATGAAGTTGCACGCCGCCTACGTGCGTAAGATTTATATTCTCGGTTTACCGCCTTCCATGATGCAGATTTGCAACAGCCTGATGAACGCGATACTCGCCTGGAGCCTGACCACCTACGGAAACATCAGCGTCAAGACGACGGGTGCGCTTTCCGGAGGCGACATGGCAATTTCCGCTTTCGGAATCACCAACAGCATTATTTCGATTATCATTTTGCCGCTTCTCGGATTCGTTCACGGCACGCAGCCAATTATCGGCTACAACTACGGCGCACGCCTGAACAACCGCGTCAAGGCAACGCTCAAGTTCGCCTTCATTTACGCGGGCGGATTCATGTTCGTGACTTGGGGCATTCTCATGTGGCAGGCAGAAACCTTCGTTGCACCGTTCGCACCGAACGATCCTGAACTCATCAAGCTGTCGGCCTGGGCCATGCGCATTTTTGCGGCAGCCTTCTTTATGATTCCCTTCGGCATGGTGTCGGGGAACTTTTTCCAAGGTACAGGAAAAGCGTTCAGAGCTATGTTCCTGAACGCTTGTCGTCAAGTGATTTTACTTATTCCGTTCTTGCTGATACTGCCCCACTTCTTTGAACTCAAGGGCGTATTCATGGCGCAGCCCATTGCCGACACAGGTGCGGCTTTCATTGGGTTGGCCATGCTTTGGCATGAACTAAAGAAACTGCATTAA
- a CDS encoding fibro-slime domain-containing protein has translation MKRCLSVMACAALACSAAWAGQKHFFMLVPPDMEEWVASAPMISTDGGVTGKPMTAYGYLCGWYEYTFADNEATDNVVIFRDDDATREDMLGVNGNWETGSAATPISLKTIFSMVDSLFFVPDESQKTNADGFYYNVSEVTSIEGICSYELSWIVYDSDAKLHPAFSCYSAGGEGCQFGAQDVDTTAAVKAVNDCIGVTPGIVESTLDATTKKPKLTAEGKKCFIDEKYFNQLFNYTENVNEMSCYDMPILHMERGGWWEFSSDYYIAPGTQALGGFFPVETTTDETVKLAGPDQTPVAAARTKRDAEGPVFYGPSLRKLDSLEGVPVMDLLCNGPGWNKGLDCEGMFADGGTTEAFVQTAFNLPKTYPDNCVLGWSCPDAAPEGWPFFEYGTDKQVQKGAIQSEYRWVSMVKTDGTGGRNHHFCYETHAKFTYKPGLRLALRGSDDIWAFIDNKLAIDLGGVHLDAPGYVSLDAFKGASGTLVDGNMYDVDIFACDRRTTMSNLQIRTNMFMQSLNDVAIQIKSAKNAEKPAESEYAICYTKMTGPCGISGEPETICIDTSTVHKFTQVSYTLVNGVSLTDSIVDGFKDLSTPGVYHGGIDLTNLTSPVVDKSKINLPAGRYTLFVNIEGKSAKIMTFRVGTEDDSAIKPVARIAGASFTVKNSLPQALTITVTQSAPAKFAVMDLQGRVVRQGALAGAETVVPNLKPGSYIVKVARETRRVNVR, from the coding sequence ATGAAAAGATGTTTGTCTGTTATGGCTTGTGCCGCTTTGGCGTGTTCTGCGGCATGGGCTGGTCAAAAGCATTTCTTTATGTTGGTTCCACCCGATATGGAAGAATGGGTGGCATCGGCTCCCATGATCAGTACCGATGGTGGTGTAACCGGTAAGCCGATGACGGCTTACGGATATCTGTGCGGCTGGTACGAGTACACGTTTGCCGACAATGAAGCTACTGATAACGTGGTGATTTTCCGCGATGATGATGCAACGCGCGAAGATATGCTCGGTGTGAACGGCAACTGGGAAACTGGTTCGGCGGCAACCCCGATTTCTTTGAAAACGATCTTTAGTATGGTTGATTCTCTGTTTTTTGTGCCGGATGAATCACAAAAGACCAATGCAGACGGTTTCTATTATAACGTAAGCGAAGTGACTTCGATAGAGGGTATCTGTTCGTATGAATTGTCTTGGATTGTATACGATTCCGATGCCAAGTTGCACCCGGCATTCTCTTGCTATTCGGCCGGTGGTGAAGGTTGCCAGTTTGGTGCACAGGATGTCGATACGACGGCAGCTGTTAAGGCTGTGAACGATTGTATTGGAGTGACTCCGGGAATCGTGGAATCGACGCTTGATGCGACGACTAAGAAACCGAAATTGACTGCAGAAGGCAAGAAATGCTTTATTGACGAAAAGTATTTTAACCAGCTGTTCAATTATACTGAAAATGTGAACGAAATGAGCTGCTACGACATGCCTATTTTGCACATGGAACGTGGCGGTTGGTGGGAATTCAGCTCCGATTACTATATAGCTCCCGGAACACAGGCTCTCGGTGGATTCTTCCCGGTAGAAACAACGACGGATGAGACTGTGAAACTTGCCGGCCCGGACCAAACTCCTGTTGCGGCAGCCCGTACCAAGCGTGATGCCGAGGGTCCGGTGTTCTACGGTCCTTCGCTCAGAAAACTCGACTCTCTGGAAGGCGTTCCTGTAATGGATTTGTTGTGCAATGGCCCAGGTTGGAACAAGGGACTTGACTGTGAAGGCATGTTTGCCGATGGTGGAACCACCGAAGCATTTGTCCAAACGGCCTTTAATTTGCCGAAAACGTATCCGGACAATTGCGTACTTGGTTGGAGCTGCCCCGACGCAGCTCCTGAAGGTTGGCCATTCTTTGAATATGGAACAGATAAACAGGTGCAGAAAGGGGCGATACAATCAGAATACCGCTGGGTATCCATGGTTAAAACCGATGGAACTGGTGGACGCAACCATCATTTCTGCTATGAAACACATGCCAAGTTTACCTACAAGCCGGGACTTCGCTTAGCTCTTCGCGGTAGCGATGACATTTGGGCGTTCATCGACAATAAGCTTGCAATTGATTTGGGCGGTGTCCACCTGGATGCTCCGGGTTACGTGAGCCTTGATGCGTTCAAGGGCGCGAGCGGAACGCTTGTGGATGGTAATATGTATGACGTAGATATTTTCGCTTGCGACCGTCGTACTACCATGAGCAACCTCCAGATTAGAACGAATATGTTCATGCAATCCTTGAACGATGTTGCTATTCAAATCAAGTCTGCCAAGAACGCGGAAAAGCCGGCGGAATCGGAATATGCCATCTGCTATACAAAGATGACTGGACCGTGCGGCATCAGTGGAGAACCGGAGACAATTTGCATTGACACTTCCACGGTTCATAAGTTCACTCAGGTTTCCTACACGCTTGTCAATGGAGTTTCTCTGACGGATTCGATTGTTGATGGCTTTAAGGATCTCTCTACTCCAGGCGTCTATCACGGAGGTATTGACCTTACGAATCTTACGTCGCCTGTAGTTGACAAGTCCAAGATTAATCTGCCTGCAGGTCGCTACACCTTGTTTGTCAATATTGAAGGCAAATCGGCAAAGATTATGACTTTCCGTGTGGGAACCGAAGATGACAGCGCCATCAAGCCTGTTGCCCGTATTGCTGGCGCAAGCTTTACCGTGAAGAACAGTCTGCCGCAGGCCCTTACGATTACCGTGACCCAGTCGGCTCCGGCCAAGTTTGCGGTTATGGATTTGCAGGGACGTGTGGTGCGCCAGGGCGCGCTCGCTGGTGCTGAAACGGTGGTGCCGAACCTCAAACCTGGTTCATACATCGTGAAGGTCGCCCGCGAAACCCGCCGCGTAAATGTCCGTTAA
- a CDS encoding AzlC family ABC transporter permease, with product MKFSNGVKDGLPIGLGYFAVSFSFGIAGSKLLSWPLVTFISMTNLTSAGQFAGLQIMSEAAGTFIEMAIATFFINLRYSLMAISLSQKVAPSFGTFKRLMLATGITDEIYALAVSQSEPVTARYFAGLMVLPYIGWSSGTLCGAICGEILPGVVTNALGVALYGMFVAIVVPQMKAHRPTLVAVLIAIACSLAFKYVPALSGVTVGFAIIICALVASLLGAAFFPVKDEEESCT from the coding sequence ATGAAATTTTCAAATGGTGTAAAAGACGGACTTCCGATTGGGCTCGGCTACTTTGCCGTGTCCTTCTCGTTCGGAATTGCCGGCTCCAAGTTGCTTTCTTGGCCGCTGGTCACCTTTATTTCGATGACGAACTTGACCTCGGCGGGGCAGTTTGCAGGATTGCAGATCATGTCCGAAGCCGCGGGTACTTTTATCGAGATGGCGATTGCCACGTTTTTTATCAATTTGCGTTATAGTCTGATGGCGATTTCTTTGTCGCAAAAGGTGGCGCCGTCTTTCGGCACCTTCAAGCGCCTGATGCTGGCAACGGGAATCACCGACGAAATCTATGCGCTTGCTGTAAGCCAGAGTGAACCTGTGACGGCGCGTTATTTTGCTGGCCTCATGGTTCTCCCGTATATTGGCTGGTCTTCGGGTACTTTGTGCGGTGCCATTTGTGGCGAAATTTTGCCTGGCGTTGTGACGAATGCTTTAGGCGTTGCCTTGTACGGAATGTTTGTGGCTATCGTGGTGCCGCAAATGAAGGCGCACCGCCCGACTTTGGTCGCCGTGTTGATTGCAATTGCTTGCAGCCTTGCGTTCAAGTACGTTCCTGCGCTGAGCGGTGTGACGGTCGGCTTTGCGATTATTATTTGTGCACTCGTAGCTTCGCTTTTGGGTGCGGCATTCTTCCCGGTTAAAGACGAGGAGGAATCATGCACTTAA
- a CDS encoding AzlD domain-containing protein produces the protein MHLRDYFLFLLVMAGVTYLLRAVPFVLLKGKIKSRFWRSFLAYVPYTVLAAMTVPAILYSTDSKLSGACALVAAVVASLLGLGLVGVAVVACVTVLGVDGIMLLV, from the coding sequence ATGCACTTAAGAGATTACTTCTTGTTCCTGCTCGTGATGGCAGGCGTAACCTACTTGCTGCGTGCGGTGCCGTTCGTACTCTTGAAGGGTAAAATCAAGAGCCGTTTCTGGCGATCCTTCTTGGCGTATGTGCCGTACACGGTGCTTGCCGCGATGACCGTGCCTGCGATTCTCTATTCGACCGACAGCAAGCTTTCGGGTGCGTGCGCCCTGGTGGCGGCAGTCGTCGCTTCGCTCCTTGGCCTTGGGCTGGTGGGCGTTGCCGTGGTTGCCTGCGTGACTGTCCTCGGCGTCGACGGCATTATGCTGTTGGTGTAA
- a CDS encoding fibro-slime domain-containing protein, which translates to MSLWKYALGCCLLFAGVQGVWAQGQQSQNPITCKGTVYFKAPDDWTTAYIGGKNVQFTRKMTLNADGFYEYDLEGLGITDNQSPFFAIGNQASVNATFQGVTSTAFAVTPLNTNDNSWFINNASLRCPGEGEHVYVTENPNSPGKTFTGKYPPGAKYFFVMIPPEMEDWMSAVPMISFDGGLTGSPMTAVNDMCGWYSYVFVGQDISDNVVLYRDDDLERADMIGVNGNWEEEDQAQPIPLGFLLNMVDSLFFVPDEEQKGDSPDGYFYSKAEVGGIEGTCSYTMAAIIYDSDASLHPAFSCYKDGGGEGCQNGALGIAATTAQQLVNACIGVTSGLVESKLDPSVPQSQRKPKLSTKGKNCFIDDSYFGMLFNYTPGVNEKSCFDMPFKRAKDGKWEFDSDYYTSPGLTVPGGFYPVENTTDASILLADPNQVPVAAARTKRTAEGPVFYSSPLRKINAAEDMPEIDILCNGPGWNKGRDCETLFADGTGTDAELSPKFGQCIFGWSCKADAPEDWAFFVSGTETPAARSDANEPRWKSVETANGKGGRNQQFCFESHAKFTFKPGLKFNFRGDDDIWVFIDNTLAVDLGGTHLAAPGYVDLDSFKGYNGQNLVVGNTYDLDIFFCDRRTTMSNVRIKTNMYIMQKTAIEVKGKKNPTNPAETIYDHLCFTVTSDGSCAAAMTGTEDGATYCGIEILESGRIPSYTLVNGKKITENVVPGFENVNVQGVYKCGIDLTNLVEPKVDKSSTCLPGGYYTLFVTIDGKSQKVMSFKTTGEVDVLYKNGNAISVDEETGDVVQKGKYNVETIAMGGEMIPIYVSNVAPGTDSDDLEIFPDDAAGMEYTLAYNNMMTVYRKVVDPTTGAEAYQKLHSGEKQTIGPAGIDTLYATVDMENLQQPITPFEISVSGRPTPLTLYFYLPQITFIESIPETEDEVAVPVKGQTPKADGSYDENWVGTIYDMYLAILVPDLDGTYSICTEKCNGVAIHKGSETSPKIDFMWDEGQTEAYFVNGYTKISIRSVTKYRWDTDPSIHSPASIVAEYNDFVKAVYSPMYFRDPPVPFPVLADVFDARGSLPTLEHAIPSPYFSMQQEYLDGIGDSVAIYYDRRIHKDSLPSKICVMWDSTTAEFHNPYQEKISTMPKDSAITCNALVSLDASNIDCSAPSDSGYCTNIIMVGGLTLSEKVKTSGIGMVHSFAAFEDKGKAVKQGFSGKLTDRMAPVPLRAEVRTLKNGDDLTDYDSLVVVMSEPVKLVTSSNKKQALDFYLNSAIELAESNRYVSALGDGSSVVTAQSDPALGTDAKTGEGRIKYMYLRGSVSPHVGDYVRLAGDMSNVFWSDTTDINALAADAASMRSADDAGYHWNSPTAYNETKRVPSMWVPVVGDAEIAVDEIKYASTANVPSSEKTPAVSVNVYRTTKTKAEIWAEEGGRPGHLVKADMYALYNGLTPEERASILPQDVFFYFEVQYYTNLGNFVASKTAKIYCDDNKNTEINPETGERIQYFGGGLCTDAGNDRNFYIGWNMRSDNGRQVGTGAYIVKLKSYVRLGSAGKRAKQESTSVWGVRRSPKPDTGYMKAVAE; encoded by the coding sequence ATGTCGTTGTGGAAATATGCCCTGGGCTGTTGCCTGCTCTTTGCGGGGGTGCAAGGGGTTTGGGCTCAAGGGCAACAGAGCCAGAACCCGATCACCTGTAAAGGTACGGTGTACTTTAAGGCTCCGGATGACTGGACTACAGCTTATATTGGCGGTAAAAATGTCCAGTTTACTCGAAAAATGACATTGAATGCCGATGGTTTCTATGAATATGACCTGGAAGGACTGGGTATCACGGATAACCAAAGCCCCTTTTTCGCTATAGGAAATCAGGCTTCGGTGAATGCAACTTTTCAAGGTGTTACCAGTACTGCGTTTGCTGTTACGCCGCTGAATACAAACGATAACAGTTGGTTTATCAATAACGCCTCTCTCCGTTGCCCCGGTGAAGGCGAACATGTATATGTGACCGAAAATCCCAATAGCCCGGGCAAAACCTTTACCGGAAAGTATCCTCCTGGTGCAAAGTATTTCTTCGTGATGATTCCGCCTGAAATGGAAGACTGGATGTCTGCCGTTCCGATGATCAGTTTTGATGGGGGCTTGACCGGCTCTCCCATGACGGCTGTGAACGATATGTGCGGTTGGTATTCCTATGTGTTTGTGGGTCAGGATATTTCTGACAATGTGGTGCTTTATCGCGATGATGACCTTGAACGTGCAGATATGATTGGTGTGAACGGCAACTGGGAAGAAGAGGATCAGGCCCAGCCGATACCTTTGGGATTCCTTTTGAACATGGTTGACTCCTTGTTCTTTGTTCCGGACGAAGAACAGAAAGGCGATAGCCCGGATGGCTATTTCTATAGTAAGGCTGAAGTCGGCGGTATCGAAGGAACTTGCTCCTATACCATGGCTGCTATTATTTACGACTCCGATGCCAGCTTGCACCCGGCCTTCTCTTGCTACAAGGATGGTGGTGGCGAAGGTTGCCAGAATGGCGCCTTGGGCATTGCTGCGACGACGGCTCAGCAACTTGTAAACGCCTGTATTGGCGTGACTTCGGGGCTTGTCGAAAGCAAACTTGATCCGTCGGTTCCGCAGTCCCAGAGAAAGCCCAAATTGAGTACGAAGGGTAAGAACTGCTTTATCGATGACTCTTACTTTGGCATGCTGTTCAACTATACTCCGGGAGTGAACGAAAAGAGCTGCTTTGACATGCCGTTCAAGCGAGCAAAGGATGGCAAGTGGGAATTCGACTCTGACTATTATACCAGCCCGGGACTTACCGTGCCGGGAGGTTTCTACCCGGTAGAAAATACGACGGATGCGTCCATTCTTTTGGCTGACCCGAATCAGGTGCCCGTGGCTGCTGCCCGTACCAAGCGTACGGCCGAAGGCCCGGTGTTCTATTCTTCGCCCCTTCGTAAAATTAATGCGGCGGAAGATATGCCGGAAATCGATATTCTTTGCAATGGCCCGGGTTGGAACAAGGGCAGGGATTGCGAAACCCTCTTTGCGGATGGTACCGGAACGGATGCGGAACTTTCGCCTAAGTTTGGCCAATGCATTTTTGGTTGGAGCTGCAAGGCAGATGCTCCTGAAGACTGGGCCTTCTTTGTGAGTGGAACAGAAACTCCGGCTGCAAGAAGTGATGCCAATGAACCTCGTTGGAAATCTGTAGAAACGGCGAACGGCAAGGGAGGCCGTAACCAGCAGTTCTGCTTTGAATCGCATGCCAAGTTTACATTTAAGCCGGGCTTGAAGTTCAACTTCCGCGGTGACGATGACATTTGGGTGTTTATCGACAATACCTTGGCTGTGGACTTGGGCGGTACGCATTTGGCTGCTCCGGGTTATGTGGACCTAGACAGCTTCAAGGGCTATAATGGCCAGAATTTGGTGGTTGGCAACACGTATGACTTGGATATCTTCTTCTGCGACCGTCGTACGACCATGAGTAACGTGCGTATCAAGACGAACATGTACATCATGCAGAAGACCGCTATCGAAGTGAAGGGTAAAAAGAATCCGACGAATCCCGCCGAAACGATTTACGACCACCTTTGCTTTACGGTGACAAGCGACGGTTCTTGCGCCGCTGCCATGACGGGTACCGAAGACGGTGCCACCTATTGCGGTATCGAAATTCTTGAATCGGGTAGAATTCCCTCTTACACGCTCGTGAACGGTAAGAAGATTACCGAAAACGTTGTCCCCGGCTTTGAAAATGTCAATGTCCAGGGCGTGTACAAGTGCGGTATCGACTTGACGAACCTTGTAGAACCGAAGGTTGACAAGTCCAGCACCTGCTTGCCGGGCGGCTATTACACCTTGTTCGTGACCATCGATGGCAAGTCCCAGAAGGTCATGAGTTTCAAGACCACCGGTGAAGTGGATGTGCTCTACAAGAATGGTAACGCCATTTCTGTGGATGAAGAAACCGGCGACGTCGTTCAGAAGGGTAAGTACAATGTGGAAACCATTGCCATGGGTGGCGAAATGATTCCGATCTATGTGTCGAACGTCGCTCCTGGTACCGATTCCGATGACCTCGAAATCTTCCCGGATGACGCTGCCGGCATGGAATATACGCTTGCCTATAACAATATGATGACCGTGTACAGAAAGGTTGTCGATCCGACTACGGGTGCAGAAGCATACCAGAAGCTCCATTCCGGCGAAAAGCAGACGATTGGCCCTGCCGGTATCGATACGCTTTATGCGACGGTTGATATGGAAAACCTGCAGCAACCGATTACGCCGTTCGAAATCAGCGTTTCTGGCAGACCGACTCCGCTGACACTCTACTTCTACCTGCCGCAGATTACGTTCATCGAGAGTATTCCGGAAACCGAAGACGAAGTCGCAGTCCCTGTCAAGGGCCAGACTCCGAAGGCTGACGGTTCTTACGATGAAAACTGGGTCGGTACCATTTACGATATGTACTTGGCAATCCTGGTCCCGGATTTGGATGGAACCTACAGCATTTGTACTGAAAAGTGCAATGGTGTCGCCATCCATAAGGGCTCTGAGACCTCCCCGAAGATTGACTTTATGTGGGATGAAGGACAGACAGAAGCATACTTTGTAAATGGTTATACCAAGATATCGATTCGCTCGGTGACCAAGTACCGCTGGGATACGGATCCGTCAATCCACAGCCCGGCATCGATCGTGGCTGAATACAATGACTTCGTGAAGGCCGTGTATAGCCCGATGTACTTCCGCGATCCGCCGGTACCGTTCCCGGTCTTGGCAGACGTGTTCGATGCCCGCGGTTCATTGCCGACCTTGGAACATGCTATTCCGTCTCCGTACTTTAGCATGCAGCAGGAATACCTGGATGGTATCGGCGACTCCGTGGCCATTTACTACGACCGCCGTATTCACAAGGACTCCTTGCCGTCCAAGATTTGCGTGATGTGGGATTCCACTACGGCTGAATTCCATAACCCGTACCAAGAAAAGATTTCGACGATGCCGAAGGATTCCGCTATTACCTGTAACGCACTCGTGTCGCTTGATGCAAGCAACATTGACTGTTCTGCACCGTCTGATAGCGGTTACTGCACCAATATTATTATGGTGGGCGGCTTGACCCTGTCCGAAAAGGTGAAGACGTCCGGTATTGGCATGGTCCATTCTTTCGCGGCATTCGAAGACAAGGGTAAGGCGGTGAAGCAGGGCTTTAGCGGTAAACTTACGGACCGTATGGCGCCTGTGCCGCTGCGTGCCGAAGTACGTACCCTTAAGAACGGTGACGACTTGACCGACTACGATAGCCTTGTGGTGGTGATGTCTGAACCGGTTAAGTTGGTAACGTCTTCCAACAAGAAGCAGGCTTTGGACTTCTACTTGAATTCTGCCATTGAACTGGCCGAATCGAACCGCTATGTATCTGCCTTGGGCGACGGCTCTTCTGTGGTGACTGCCCAGAGTGATCCGGCTTTGGGCACTGATGCCAAGACGGGTGAAGGCCGTATCAAGTATATGTACCTGCGTGGCAGCGTTTCTCCGCATGTGGGTGACTATGTGCGCCTGGCTGGTGATATGTCGAATGTCTTCTGGTCTGATACGACTGACATCAACGCGCTTGCCGCCGATGCCGCTTCGATGCGCTCTGCCGATGACGCTGGATACCATTGGAATTCTCCGACGGCATACAACGAAACCAAGCGCGTGCCCTCGATGTGGGTTCCGGTGGTTGGCGATGCCGAAATCGCCGTGGACGAAATCAAGTATGCTTCTACAGCAAACGTCCCGAGCAGCGAAAAGACTCCGGCCGTGTCTGTGAACGTTTACCGCACGACCAAGACCAAGGCTGAAATTTGGGCTGAAGAAGGTGGTAGGCCCGGTCACTTGGTCAAGGCAGATATGTATGCCTTGTACAATGGCCTTACTCCGGAAGAACGTGCCTCGATCTTGCCGCAGGATGTGTTCTTCTACTTTGAAGTCCAGTACTATACCAACCTGGGTAACTTTGTAGCGAGCAAGACCGCGAAGATTTACTGCGATGACAATAAGAATACCGAAATCAATCCGGAAACGGGTGAACGTATCCAGTACTTCGGTGGCGGACTTTGTACCGATGCCGGTAACGACCGTAACTTCTACATTGGTTGGAACATGCGTTCTGACAATGGTCGCCAGGTGGGTACGGGTGCTTACATCGTGAAACTCAAGTCTTACGTGAGACTCGGTTCTGCCGGTAAGCGTGCTAAGCAAGAAAGTACATCCGTGTGGGGCGTCAGACGTTCGCCGAAACCCGATACGGGATACATGAAGGCTGTTGCCGAATAA
- a CDS encoding GGDEF domain-containing protein produces the protein MDRTIASGNTIKLPIAQMRPHLIVLYPQHLFKQIPLEKGTVVLGRGQDADIRLDDELVSRRHCALTFDGVDVTVKDLGSTNGTFVDGSPVSDSKLEDHNRLQIGKMVLKIDFKDASEEAFDRELYEAATMDPLTKISNRRTFIDRSLGELALARRNNYYVHAIMVDADHFKRVNDTWGHQCGDMVLKEIARILKEEKRESDLLARYGGEEFVLLLGGIGPEDAKKSAERLRSAVESHRFSWKDTIIPVTISLGLASRQGENIGKIEDLIAECDRLLYVAKEGGRNQVAF, from the coding sequence ATGGACCGAACAATTGCCAGCGGAAACACCATCAAGTTGCCCATCGCCCAGATGAGGCCCCACCTGATCGTGCTGTACCCGCAACACCTATTCAAGCAGATTCCCCTGGAAAAAGGGACTGTGGTGCTGGGCCGTGGGCAAGATGCGGACATCCGCCTGGATGACGAACTGGTAAGCCGCAGGCACTGCGCCTTGACTTTTGACGGCGTCGATGTCACCGTCAAGGACCTGGGTAGCACCAACGGCACCTTTGTCGACGGCTCCCCCGTAAGCGACAGCAAGCTCGAGGACCACAACCGCCTGCAAATTGGCAAGATGGTCCTGAAAATCGACTTCAAGGATGCAAGCGAAGAAGCTTTTGACCGCGAGCTGTACGAAGCCGCGACCATGGATCCGCTCACCAAGATCAGCAACCGCCGTACATTTATAGACCGAAGCCTCGGCGAACTGGCCCTGGCCCGCCGCAACAACTATTACGTTCACGCCATCATGGTCGACGCCGACCACTTCAAGCGCGTGAACGACACCTGGGGTCACCAGTGCGGCGACATGGTGCTTAAAGAAATCGCCCGCATTCTCAAAGAAGAAAAGCGTGAATCCGACCTGCTCGCCCGTTACGGCGGCGAAGAATTCGTGCTGCTTTTGGGCGGAATCGGGCCCGAAGACGCCAAAAAGAGCGCCGAACGCCTGCGTTCGGCAGTGGAAAGCCACCGTTTTTCATGGAAAGACACGATTATCCCGGTAACGATTTCCTTGGGGCTTGCTAGCCGTCAGGGCGAAAATATCGGCAAAATCGAGGATTTGATTGCCGAATGCGACCGCCTGCTCTACGTCGCCAAAGAAGGCGGCCGCAATCAGGTAGCCTTTTAA